One Lusitaniella coriacea LEGE 07157 genomic region harbors:
- a CDS encoding STAS domain-containing protein gives MSPAIKFVEPSGILDGTKASEFRQEISNSVESGAEMILIDFKGVTFMDSSGLGALVLALKTVRAAGTKLFICSVNEQINMLFELTSMDRVFEIFPDREAFNNAILSDK, from the coding sequence ATGAGTCCTGCTATTAAATTTGTTGAACCTTCTGGTATCTTGGATGGTACAAAAGCGAGCGAATTTCGCCAAGAAATCAGCAACAGCGTAGAAAGTGGCGCAGAAATGATTCTGATTGACTTCAAAGGCGTAACCTTTATGGACAGTTCCGGTTTAGGAGCGTTAGTTCTGGCATTGAAAACCGTTCGCGCGGCGGGAACCAAGCTTTTTATTTGCTCCGTTAACGAGCAGATCAATATGCTTTTTGAGCTGACCAGTATGGATCGCGTGTTTGAAATTTTTCCAGACCGAGAAGCATTTAATAATGCCATTCTCTCGGATAAATAA